In a genomic window of Streptomyces noursei ATCC 11455:
- a CDS encoding primosomal protein N', whose product MSRENGREPGEQGEQLALIRETVRETKAERAKPRTWRGAALAPRLPVARVLVDKGPVHLDKLWDYAVPAAMDAEAQPGVRVRVRFGAGTGKVREGRREGGGLLDGYIVERIPESDYRGPLAALAQVVSPEPVLSEPLLALCRAVADRYAGSLADVLQLALPPRNAKAEAARFPVPPPPPAAPAPASWSRYPAGPAFLEALARGDAPRAVWTALPGPHWPTELATAVAATLASGRGALVVMPDGRSAARVEAALTELIGSGRHTLLVAESGPEERYRRWLAIRRGAVRAVVGTRAAMYAPVADLGLVAIWDDGNGSHSEIHAPHPHARDVLLLRAVHEKAACLVGDVGRTVEATQLVENGWARALTADREVVRRVAPLVRTVDETEEARDEAARAARLPSLAWQTARQALARGPVLVQVPRRGYVPRLACGRCREPARCRHCAGPLEAQSQGSALCCGWCGQAAPDWACPECGGTRLRAQIVGARRTAEELGRAFPGVPVRTSGRDHILETVPDVPALVVSTPGAEPLAEGAGYAAALLLDGWALLGRPDLRAGEEALRRWLGAAALVRGQAESGTVVVIAEPTLRPVQALVRWDPVGHAVRELAERAELGFPPVSRMASVAGRAEDVAGLLAAAELPADAEVLGPVPVPVPDPGRPRRPGDPPPGEEWERVLVRVRPGRGGALAAALKAAQTARLVKREGQPLRVRVDPLDLG is encoded by the coding sequence GTGAGCAGGGAGAACGGGCGGGAACCGGGGGAGCAGGGCGAGCAACTGGCCCTGATCCGGGAGACCGTGCGGGAGACGAAGGCGGAGCGGGCCAAGCCGCGCACCTGGCGGGGGGCCGCGCTGGCGCCCCGGCTGCCGGTGGCACGGGTGCTGGTGGACAAGGGCCCCGTGCACCTGGACAAGCTCTGGGACTACGCCGTGCCCGCCGCCATGGACGCCGAGGCCCAACCCGGGGTGCGGGTGCGGGTGCGGTTCGGCGCGGGCACCGGCAAGGTGCGCGAGGGGCGCCGCGAGGGCGGGGGCCTGCTCGACGGCTACATCGTCGAGCGGATCCCGGAGTCCGACTACCGCGGGCCGCTGGCCGCGCTCGCCCAGGTCGTCTCGCCGGAGCCGGTGCTCAGCGAGCCGTTGCTGGCGCTGTGCCGGGCGGTGGCCGACCGCTACGCAGGCTCGCTCGCCGACGTCCTGCAACTCGCCCTCCCGCCGCGGAACGCCAAGGCCGAGGCGGCCCGCTTCCCGGTGCCCCCGCCGCCGCCCGCGGCCCCGGCGCCGGCGAGCTGGAGCCGGTATCCGGCCGGACCGGCGTTCCTGGAGGCGCTGGCCCGGGGGGACGCGCCACGGGCCGTGTGGACGGCCCTCCCGGGGCCGCACTGGCCGACCGAGCTCGCCACCGCGGTGGCCGCCACCCTGGCTTCCGGCCGCGGTGCCCTGGTCGTGATGCCCGACGGGAGGTCGGCGGCCCGGGTCGAGGCGGCGCTGACCGAGCTGATCGGGTCGGGGCGGCACACCTTGCTGGTGGCGGAGTCGGGTCCCGAGGAGCGCTACCGCCGCTGGCTGGCGATACGCCGCGGCGCGGTGCGGGCCGTGGTGGGGACCCGCGCCGCCATGTACGCACCGGTCGCGGACCTCGGGCTCGTCGCCATCTGGGACGACGGCAACGGCAGCCACAGCGAGATCCACGCACCGCATCCGCACGCCCGGGACGTGCTCCTGCTCCGTGCCGTCCATGAGAAGGCCGCGTGCCTGGTCGGGGACGTGGGCCGCACGGTCGAGGCCACCCAACTGGTGGAGAACGGCTGGGCGCGCGCGCTGACGGCCGACCGCGAGGTGGTGCGCAGGGTGGCACCGCTGGTCCGCACCGTCGACGAGACCGAGGAGGCGCGGGACGAGGCGGCGCGCGCCGCCCGGCTGCCGTCGCTCGCCTGGCAGACGGCGCGCCAGGCGCTGGCCCGGGGGCCGGTCCTGGTGCAGGTCCCCCGGCGGGGGTACGTTCCCCGGCTGGCGTGCGGGCGCTGTCGGGAGCCGGCCCGGTGCCGGCACTGCGCGGGGCCGCTGGAGGCGCAGAGCCAGGGCAGCGCGCTGTGCTGCGGCTGGTGCGGGCAGGCGGCGCCGGACTGGGCCTGCCCGGAGTGCGGCGGCACCCGGCTGCGGGCGCAGATCGTCGGCGCACGGCGGACGGCGGAGGAGCTCGGGCGGGCGTTTCCCGGCGTGCCGGTCCGCACCTCGGGCCGGGACCACATCCTGGAGACGGTCCCCGACGTGCCCGCGCTGGTGGTGAGCACGCCCGGCGCCGAACCGCTCGCCGAGGGCGCGGGCTATGCCGCGGCGCTGCTGCTGGACGGCTGGGCGCTGCTGGGCCGGCCGGATCTCCGCGCCGGCGAGGAGGCGCTGCGCCGCTGGCTGGGTGCGGCGGCGCTGGTCCGCGGCCAGGCGGAGAGCGGCACGGTGGTGGTGATCGCGGAGCCGACGCTGCGGCCCGTGCAGGCGTTGGTGCGCTGGGATCCGGTCGGCCATGCGGTCCGCGAGCTGGCCGAGCGGGCGGAGCTGGGGTTCCCGCCGGTGTCGCGGATGGCCTCCGTGGCGGGCCGTGCCGAGGATGTGGCCGGGCTGTTGGCGGCGGCCGAACTCCCCGCGGATGCCGAGGTGTTGGGCCCGGTACCGGTGCCGGTGCCGGATCCCGGACGGCCCCGTCGGCCGGGGGATCCTCCGCCGGGCGAGGAGTGGGAGCGGGTGCTCGTACGGGTCCGGCCGGGCCGGGGCGGGGCGCTGGCGGCGGCGCTGAAGGCGGCGCAGACGGCCCGGCTGGTCAAGCGGGAGGGGCAGCCGCTCCGGGTGCGGGTCGATCCGCTGGACCTGGGCTGA
- a CDS encoding NADP-dependent isocitrate dehydrogenase yields MTDSTIIYTHTDEAPALATYSFLPVVEAYAATAGVTLETRDISLSGRIIASFPERLKEDQRIADALAELGQLAKTPGANIIKLPNISASIPQLKAAIAELQEQGYALPDYPDDPKTDEERETRARYDKVKGSAVNPVLREGNSDRRAPASVKNYAKAHPHRMGAWTADSKTNVATMGENDFRSTEKSAVIAEDGSLRIELVAEDGTTTVLRESVPVLAGEVVDASVMRVAQLREFLAAQVARAKAEGVLFSVHLKATMMKVSDPIVFGHVVRAFFPKTFARYGEALAAAGLTPNDGLGGIFKGLEALPDGAEIKASFDAELAEGPELAMVDSDRGITNLHVPSDVIVDASMPAMIRTSGHMWGPDGQEADTLAVLPDSSYAGIYQAVIDDCRAHGAFDPATMGSVPNVGLMAQKAEEYGSHDKTFEVAVAGTVRLVDAQGNVVIEQAVAAGDIFRACQTKDAPIKDWVKLAVSRARATGDPAVFWLDETRAHDAQLIAKVNAYLSEHDTEGLEIKILAPVEATAFSLERIRRGANTISVTGNVLRDYLTDLFPILELGTSAKMLSVVPLMNGGGLFETGAGGSAPKHVQQLVKENYLRWDSLGEFLALAVSFEHLATTTDNTRAKVLADTLDRATGSFLNENRSPSRKLGGIDNRGSHFYLALYWAQELAKQTDDAQLAEAFGPLAKTLTEQEQTIVDELIAVQGSPVDIGGYYRPDPAKASAVMRPSKTLNQALAALQG; encoded by the coding sequence GTGACTGACTCGACCATCATTTACACCCACACTGACGAGGCCCCGGCCCTGGCGACGTACTCGTTCCTGCCGGTGGTGGAGGCGTACGCCGCGACGGCCGGGGTGACGCTGGAGACCCGCGACATCTCCCTGTCGGGCCGGATCATCGCCAGCTTCCCCGAGCGCCTGAAGGAGGACCAGCGGATCGCCGACGCCCTCGCGGAGCTCGGCCAGCTGGCCAAGACCCCCGGCGCGAACATCATCAAGCTGCCGAACATCTCGGCCTCCATCCCGCAGCTCAAGGCGGCCATCGCCGAGCTCCAGGAGCAGGGCTACGCGCTGCCGGACTACCCGGACGACCCGAAGACCGACGAGGAGCGCGAGACCCGCGCCCGCTACGACAAGGTCAAGGGCAGCGCCGTCAACCCCGTGCTGCGCGAGGGCAATTCGGACCGCCGGGCGCCCGCGTCGGTGAAGAACTACGCCAAGGCGCACCCGCACCGCATGGGCGCCTGGACCGCCGACTCCAAGACCAACGTCGCGACCATGGGCGAGAACGACTTCCGCTCCACCGAGAAGTCCGCAGTGATCGCCGAGGACGGCTCCCTGCGCATCGAGCTGGTGGCCGAGGACGGCACCACCACCGTGCTGCGCGAGTCGGTTCCGGTGCTCGCGGGCGAGGTGGTGGACGCCTCCGTCATGCGCGTCGCCCAGCTCCGTGAGTTCCTCGCCGCCCAGGTCGCGCGCGCCAAGGCGGAGGGCGTGCTGTTCTCCGTGCACCTGAAGGCCACGATGATGAAGGTCTCCGACCCGATCGTCTTCGGCCACGTCGTACGGGCCTTCTTCCCCAAGACCTTCGCCCGGTACGGCGAGGCGCTGGCCGCGGCCGGCCTCACCCCGAACGACGGCCTCGGCGGCATCTTCAAGGGCCTGGAGGCGCTGCCCGACGGCGCCGAGATCAAGGCGTCCTTCGACGCCGAGCTGGCCGAGGGCCCGGAGCTGGCCATGGTCGACTCCGACCGGGGCATCACCAACCTGCACGTCCCCAGCGACGTCATCGTGGACGCGTCCATGCCCGCGATGATCCGCACCTCCGGCCACATGTGGGGTCCGGACGGACAGGAGGCGGACACCCTCGCGGTGCTCCCCGACAGCAGCTACGCCGGCATCTACCAGGCCGTCATCGACGACTGCCGGGCGCACGGCGCGTTCGACCCGGCCACCATGGGCTCGGTGCCGAACGTCGGCCTGATGGCGCAGAAGGCCGAGGAGTACGGCTCCCACGACAAGACCTTCGAGGTCGCGGTCGCGGGCACCGTCCGCCTGGTCGACGCGCAGGGCAACGTCGTCATCGAGCAGGCCGTCGCCGCCGGTGACATCTTCCGCGCCTGCCAGACCAAGGACGCGCCGATCAAGGACTGGGTCAAGCTGGCCGTCAGCCGCGCCCGCGCCACCGGCGACCCGGCGGTGTTCTGGCTCGACGAGACCCGCGCGCACGATGCCCAGCTGATCGCGAAGGTCAACGCCTACCTGTCGGAGCACGACACCGAGGGCCTGGAGATCAAGATCCTGGCCCCGGTCGAGGCGACCGCGTTCTCCCTGGAGCGGATCCGCCGCGGCGCGAACACCATCTCGGTCACCGGCAACGTCCTGCGCGACTACCTGACCGACCTGTTCCCGATCCTGGAGCTGGGCACCAGCGCCAAGATGCTCTCGGTCGTCCCGCTGATGAACGGCGGCGGCCTGTTCGAGACCGGTGCCGGTGGTTCCGCCCCCAAGCACGTCCAGCAGCTGGTCAAGGAGAACTACCTGCGCTGGGACAGCCTGGGCGAGTTCCTCGCGCTGGCGGTCAGCTTCGAGCACCTCGCGACGACCACGGACAACACCCGTGCCAAGGTCCTCGCCGACACCCTCGACCGCGCGACCGGTTCGTTCCTCAACGAGAACAGGTCGCCGAGCCGCAAGCTGGGTGGCATCGACAACCGCGGCAGCCACTTCTACCTGGCGCTCTACTGGGCCCAGGAGCTGGCCAAGCAGACCGACGACGCGCAGCTCGCCGAGGCGTTCGGGCCGCTGGCCAAGACGCTGACCGAGCAGGAGCAGACCATCGTCGACGAGCTGATCGCGGTGCAGGGCTCCCCGGTCGACATCGGCGGCTACTACCGCCCCGACCCGGCCAAGGCGTCCGCGGTGATGCGTCCCTCGAAGACGCTGAACCAGGCGCTGGCGGCCCTGCAGGGCTGA
- the fmt gene encoding methionyl-tRNA formyltransferase: MRLVFAGTPEVAVPALDALIASDRHEVVAVVTRPDAPAGRGRRLVASPVAERAEEAGIEVLKPVKPRDEDFLARLREIAPDCCPVVAYGALLPKVALDIPTHGWVNLHFSLLPAWRGAAPVQHAVLAGDEITGATTFQIEQGLDSGPVYGVLTEEIRSADTSGDLLTRLAFAGSGLLVATMDGIEDGTLKAVPQPEEGVTLAPKIEVEDARIDWTAPALRVDRVVRGCAPAPGAWTVFRGERLKVMAAEPAAGHDGPALEPGELGVTKKTVHVGSGSHPVQLLWVQPQGKKPMQAADWARGVRIAAGERLGD, translated from the coding sequence ATGAGGCTTGTCTTCGCCGGTACCCCCGAGGTCGCCGTACCCGCTCTCGATGCCCTGATCGCCTCGGACCGGCACGAGGTGGTGGCCGTGGTGACCCGGCCCGACGCGCCGGCCGGTCGGGGCCGCCGGCTGGTCGCCAGCCCCGTCGCGGAGCGCGCGGAGGAGGCCGGCATCGAGGTGCTCAAGCCCGTCAAGCCGCGGGACGAGGACTTCCTCGCCCGGCTGCGGGAGATCGCGCCGGACTGCTGCCCGGTGGTCGCCTACGGAGCGCTGCTGCCCAAGGTGGCGCTGGACATCCCGACCCACGGCTGGGTCAATCTGCACTTCTCGCTGCTGCCGGCATGGCGGGGCGCCGCGCCGGTGCAGCACGCGGTGCTCGCCGGCGACGAGATCACCGGCGCCACCACGTTCCAGATCGAGCAGGGGCTGGACTCCGGCCCGGTGTACGGGGTGCTCACCGAGGAGATCCGGTCCGCGGACACCAGCGGTGATCTGCTGACCCGGCTGGCGTTCGCCGGTTCCGGTCTGCTCGTCGCCACGATGGACGGCATCGAGGACGGCACCCTCAAGGCGGTGCCGCAGCCGGAGGAGGGGGTCACCCTCGCCCCGAAGATCGAGGTCGAGGACGCCCGGATCGACTGGACGGCGCCCGCGCTGCGGGTGGACCGGGTGGTCCGCGGGTGTGCGCCGGCGCCCGGCGCCTGGACGGTCTTCCGCGGCGAGCGGCTGAAGGTGATGGCGGCCGAGCCGGCCGCCGGGCACGACGGACCGGCCCTGGAGCCGGGCGAACTGGGCGTCACCAAGAAGACGGTGCACGTGGGCAGCGGCAGCCACCCCGTGCAGCTGCTCTGGGTCCAGCCGCAGGGCAAGAAGCCCATGCAGGCCGCGGACTGGGCGCGCGGCGTGCGGATCGCGGCCGGCGAGCGCCTGGGCGACTAG
- a CDS encoding RsmB/NOP family class I SAM-dependent RNA methyltransferase, with product MSQQPPRRHGTRKPYRRPKKDPVRILAFEALRAVDERDAYANLVLPPLLRKAREAGDFDTRDAALATELVYGSLRRQGTYDAILARCVDRPLRKVDPPVLDVLTLGAHQLLGTRIPPHAAVSATVELARVVLGDGRAKFVNAVLRKVTAHDLDDWLERVAPEYDEDPEEHLGIVHAHPRWVVSALWDALGGGRAGIEELLAADNERPEVTLVARPGRSTAEELLAAAGEDGAVPGRWSPYAVRLAEGGEPGALDAVREGRAGVQDEGSQLVALALAGAPLDGPDCTWLDGCAGPGGKAALLAALAAQRGAALLASEKQPHRARLVARALDGNPGPYAVIAADGTRPAWRPGAFDRVLVDVPCTGLGALRRRPEARWRRRPEDLDGFAPLQRELLRQALAAVRVGGVVGYATCSPHPAETRAVVEDVLKGRGGPAVEAEWIDARPLMPGVPELGDGPDVQLWPHRHGTDAMYLALLRRTG from the coding sequence GTGAGTCAGCAGCCGCCGCGTCGTCACGGCACCCGCAAGCCCTACCGCCGCCCGAAGAAGGACCCGGTCCGGATCCTCGCGTTCGAGGCGCTGCGGGCCGTGGACGAGCGGGACGCGTACGCGAATCTGGTCCTGCCGCCGCTGCTGCGCAAGGCGCGGGAGGCCGGCGACTTCGACACCCGGGACGCGGCGCTGGCCACCGAGCTGGTCTACGGTTCGCTGCGCCGCCAGGGCACCTACGACGCGATCCTGGCGCGCTGCGTGGACCGGCCGCTGCGCAAGGTGGACCCGCCGGTGCTGGACGTGCTGACGCTCGGCGCACACCAGTTGCTCGGCACCCGGATCCCCCCGCACGCCGCGGTCAGCGCCACCGTGGAGCTGGCCCGGGTGGTGCTCGGCGACGGCCGGGCGAAGTTCGTCAACGCGGTGCTGCGCAAGGTCACGGCGCACGATCTGGACGACTGGCTGGAGCGGGTGGCGCCGGAGTACGACGAGGATCCCGAGGAGCACCTGGGGATCGTGCACGCGCACCCGCGCTGGGTCGTCTCCGCGCTCTGGGACGCCCTGGGCGGCGGACGCGCGGGCATCGAGGAGCTGTTGGCCGCGGACAACGAGCGCCCCGAGGTGACGCTGGTGGCGCGGCCCGGTCGGTCCACCGCGGAGGAACTGCTGGCGGCCGCGGGCGAGGACGGCGCGGTGCCGGGCCGGTGGTCGCCGTACGCGGTCCGGCTCGCCGAGGGCGGGGAGCCGGGCGCGCTGGACGCGGTGCGCGAGGGCCGCGCCGGAGTGCAGGACGAGGGCAGCCAGTTGGTCGCCCTGGCGCTGGCCGGCGCGCCGCTGGACGGCCCGGACTGCACCTGGCTGGACGGCTGCGCGGGGCCGGGCGGCAAGGCGGCGCTGCTGGCCGCGCTGGCGGCGCAGCGGGGCGCGGCGCTGCTGGCGTCGGAGAAGCAGCCGCACCGGGCGCGGCTGGTGGCCCGGGCGCTGGACGGCAACCCCGGGCCGTACGCGGTGATCGCCGCAGACGGCACCCGTCCGGCGTGGCGGCCGGGGGCCTTCGACCGGGTGCTGGTGGACGTGCCGTGCACCGGCCTGGGCGCGCTGCGCCGCCGGCCCGAGGCGCGCTGGCGACGCCGCCCCGAGGACCTGGACGGCTTCGCGCCGCTCCAGCGGGAGCTGCTGCGGCAGGCGCTGGCGGCGGTGCGGGTCGGCGGTGTGGTCGGCTATGCGACCTGTTCGCCGCATCCGGCGGAGACCCGGGCGGTGGTCGAGGACGTCCTCAAGGGGCGCGGCGGCCCGGCGGTCGAGGCCGAGTGGATCGACGCCCGGCCGCTGATGCCGGGTGTTCCGGAGCTCGGCGACGGGCCGGACGTCCAGCTGTGGCCGCATCGGCACGGGACCGACGCGATGTATCTGGCGCTGTTGCGGCGGACCGGTTGA
- the rpe gene encoding ribulose-phosphate 3-epimerase: MALINPSILSADFARLAEEARAVEGADWLHVDVMDNHFVPNLTLGVPIVESLSKATDTPLDLHLMIEDPDRWAPQYVEAGAGSVTFHAEAAGAPVRLAREIRAKGARASMALKPATPIEPFEDLLPELDMLLIMTVEPGFGGQAFLDIMLPKIRRTRELISRHGLQMWLQVDGGVSAETIERCAEAGADVFVAGSAVYGADDPAKAVRDLREKAEAATAASWGCAH, translated from the coding sequence ATGGCCTTGATCAACCCCAGCATCCTGTCCGCAGACTTCGCCCGCCTCGCCGAGGAGGCGAGGGCCGTCGAGGGCGCCGACTGGCTCCATGTCGACGTGATGGACAACCACTTCGTCCCCAACCTCACGCTCGGCGTGCCGATCGTCGAGTCGCTGAGCAAGGCGACGGACACCCCCCTCGACCTTCACCTGATGATCGAGGATCCGGACCGCTGGGCGCCGCAGTACGTGGAGGCCGGGGCCGGCTCGGTCACCTTCCACGCGGAGGCGGCCGGGGCGCCGGTGCGGCTGGCGCGGGAGATCCGGGCCAAGGGGGCGCGGGCGTCGATGGCGCTGAAGCCGGCGACCCCGATCGAGCCGTTCGAGGACCTGCTGCCCGAACTCGACATGCTGCTGATCATGACCGTCGAGCCCGGCTTCGGCGGTCAGGCGTTCCTGGACATCATGCTGCCGAAGATCCGCCGCACCCGGGAGCTCATCTCGCGGCACGGTCTTCAGATGTGGCTCCAGGTGGACGGCGGGGTCTCGGCGGAGACCATCGAGCGGTGCGCGGAGGCCGGCGCCGACGTGTTCGTGGCCGGTTCTGCGGTGTACGGCGCGGACGATCCGGCCAAGGCCGTCCGCGACCTGCGGGAGAAGGCCGAGGCGGCGACGGCCGCGAGCTGGGGCTGCGCCCACTGA